The region tatacatataatattgataacaatattataatgtaatacaatataacactaatacagtagagtctcacttatccaacataaacgggccggcagaacgttggataagcaaatatgttggataataaggagggattaaggagtagcctattaaacatcaaattaggttatgattttataaattaagcaccaaaacatcatgtttaacaacaaatttgacagaaaaagtagttcaatagaaagtaatgctacgtagtaattactgtatttacaaatttagcaccaaaatatcacaatgtattgaaaacattgactgcaaaaatgcgttggataatccagaatgttggataagtgaatgttggataagtgagactctactgtaataataccatataataatattaattatatattctatattacatataatattactaataatattacaatatagtggtatagttcaatatagtaatatataatgctaatattgtgctatgctaataatataatatattgtatatacatataatattgataacaatattataatgtaatacaatataacactaataataataccatataataatattaattatatattctatattacatatattactactaataatattacaatatagtggtatagttcaatatagtaatatgtaatgctaatattgtgctatgctaataatataatatattgtatgtacatataatttgtaagccactctgagtcccctttggggtgagaagggtgtgatacaaatgtagtaaataaatgcagtaaataaataaataataaataaataaattttaaacttaggctcacccaaaatctgaaatgacttgaaggcacataacaacaacaacaaaaacgccaacaatcctacttaacttgactatctcattggccagaagcaggaccacacttcccattgaaatcctgataaatgtatgttggttaaaattgtttttatttttaactattgtattgttcttcttgttgttgttgttgtttttgcactacaaataagacatgtgcagtgtgcatcggaatttatttgtatttttttcttcaaatgataatccagcccctcaacaatctgaaggattgtggaccggcccttggcttaaaaagtttgaggacccctgccttggataatccagaactttggataagcaagtcttggataagtgagactctactgtatataaaaattactgtgttataataaaacagaacaaggaaataacatatactaactaccactaattcctcaatactttatttcccataccaccacactttgccacagcaacgcgtggccgggcacagctagtatataataataataataataataactttatttttatatcccgcctccatctccccgcggggactcggggcggctaacatggggccaagccttaATAGCCACAATACACAAAATAGCATAAAGTACATttacaataaaatgaacataataaACATTTAACACTACGAAGATTAAACTAGCATTTTGACAAGAATAAGTGGATAAGAATAAGTGGAATGGTGGATAAGAccgtcaaataaaaacaatacaataggtTAAAATAGTAAAAAGGCTGAgaagtgggtgcatctacactgtagaattaatggagttgtgcaccactttaactgccaaagctatgggatcctgggagttgagcATGTGACGTTGTAAGGTTAGGACATGCTAATCCGAATCAGAAATGAAGCCCATTTGCATTCATGGTTGCAACATAGCATTTATTAAgcggcagcctttgaaaataaaTTGACAGCAATTTCCCTAATTGTTGGGCTCCTCCAAAATGTTCTGAAGAAGCAGCAATGAAATAATCGTTGTGTctgcctctcccccctcccctcttttaATTGATATTGGACTATTTCAGAATTGACAGGCAGTAAACAGCAATCTCAGCTTGGCTTGTTTCAGCTGTTTCGGCGGAGGTAAAGCGCGGCCAAAATCTGAAGCtggtcaacttttaaaaaaagttccaaGAAGCCATAAATATAAAGTCAATTGTAAAGTCGACGGCTAGTGTTATACATGAGTAAGTTAtcctgggagcccccggtggtgcagcgagttaaattgctgagctgtggaacttgtggactgaaataCTGGCGgttggaatctggggagcagggtgagctcccgctgttagccccagcttctgccaacctagcagttcaaaaacatgcaaatgtgagtagatcaataggtaccgctccggcgggaaggtaacggcgctccatgcagtcatgccagtggccacatgaccttggaggtgtctatggacaacgcctgctcctcgtcttagaaatggagacgagcaccaaccccccagagtcggacacaactagacttaatgtcaggggaaaacctttacttttaaattatCTTATAGAAGGAGTTGGACACTTGTATCTGATGTGGAGTATTCTCATTCACTTCAGTCTTTCAAATGAGCCTACAGTGACATTGCGCATAGCGTATTGCACTTCATGTCAATGGATAAAGATTGTTTTTTTTGCACTTGGGTATCTTGGGTCAGTTGCCGATATTGGCATTCAACACACAGACTGCCTACTACAACTAACGTGTCCCTCCACATATTAGGGTCTGCATTATGTAAGCTGAAGTAGCCCAATGTcataatgtatttgtttgtttatttatttatttatttatttatttttatttacatcatttctaccccgcctttcgcacccgtagggactcagggtggcttacaacagtcggcaaatgcCATTGCCCCAAAGACACATTCAGCAAAACAGTGGTAGGTCAATAAAACAATCGCAAtaccaaaatcaattaaaagctatattaactctattaaaacatgaattataaaatattaAGATGCACGAGTAATTAGATTCATCCGCTGATGACTTTCGCGTACGCCTTGATTCAGCCATATGACCTCAGATATTTATTCCTCAAATGCCTGAGTACACAGCCATGTCTTGACTGCTTTCCTAAAACTTAGGAGTGTCAGGGCTTGTCGAACACTACTGGAGAAagcattccacagccggggagccactaccgagaaggccctgtccctcgttcccaccagccaaacCTATGAGgcaagtgggaccgagagcagggcctctcagATGCATCTTAAGGAGACAGCAAACAGGCTCAATTGTAGGCCATTGTGTTTTGCAAAGATAAGAGGACAGGTTTGAGTCCCAAGTTGGGCTGGGATAGACTCTAGTTTGGACCCTTAGAACATTAATATCTTCCCTATGTTTTGAAATACAGTCATCTCTCTATCTTgggggcctgggctgtggcgcaggctgttgagcaaccagctgcagccagctgcaacaaatcactctgaccaagaggtcatgagttcgaggccagcttggagccccgcgtttgtcttgtctttgttctatgttaaggcattgaatgtttgcgttatatgtgtaatgtgatctgccctgagtgcccttcggggtgagaagggcggaatataaatactgtaaataaataaattgttggtgTTGCATCACATCACTTCTTGGTCTGAGTTTGCTCAGTGAAGTGGTTTTAGGCATTTAACATGACTTTTTACCATTTTACCGGGATTTTTCTTTTTACTATAAGGTGAGCTTTGTCATAATTTGGGGACCCAGGGGTCCCATGAGGCTGATAAACCACTCTTTCGCCATCCCTGGTATTATCGTGAAGtagtttttggactgcagttccatCATCTCCATCCCACAAAACCAGAACTGTAATCTAATACAGATAGAAGACACGAAGCCAGATATACTGTGGTTATGCCCATGTGGTTACTTGCCATTCAAGTGTAAAGCAACAGTGACGCCCAGCGTTTGGTCCAGGAATTCCAGAAAGCTTGAACATAGCAAACTATaatagcccaaaagacatacaacaaccctataatagCAACCTCCAGTGCGGTCCAGTCATAGCAAGTTCTCACCACCTACATAAAGTGTTTTTTACTGTTAATTCATCACaagtttttgcttctttttttggaGAAAGGAAAGCACATAGCTTAAAGAACCAGTAAATATTGGTTTCTCGATAATCTGTTCAGCTGTACATCAATTATTTCAGGCTTCTGGATTGCAGAATACCTGCTCGGATACTCAGATGGAACTCTGAAGATGGAAACAAAGAGCAAAGACTCAATAGTAAACACTTTTGGTTTTTTCAATGAACAGATTTATGAGAAAAGCCAATTTCACTGATATAATTAACTTAAATTGTTAAGTCTGGGATGGGCAATTTAAGGACCTTCCAATGCTGCTGGACTGCATTTTCCATCAATATAGTTAAAGATGCGAGATGCTGGGAAATGCAATCCAATGTCTGGAGGGTCAACATTTGCCCAATTTGTAGCAGAGGTTACTTTGGGATGGGCAATATAAGGACCTTCCAATGCTACTGGACTGCACGTTCCATCAATATAGTTGAAGATGCGAGATGCTGGGAGATGCAATCCATTGTGTGGAGAGTCAACATTTGCCCAACCTGTAGCAGAGATTACTTTGGGATGGGCAATATAAGGACCTTCCAATGCTGCTGGACTGCACGTTCCATCAATATAGTTGAAGATGTGAGATGCTAGGAGATGCAATCCAATGTCTGGAGGGTCAACATTTGCCCAACCTATAGTAGAGGTTATTTTCGAATGAGCAATTTAAGCACCTTCCAGTGTTATTGGACTGCACTTTCCATCAGTATAGCTGAAGATGTGGGATGCTGGGAGATGCAATCCAATGTCTGGAGGGTCAACATTTACCCAATTTGTAGCAGAGGTTATTTCTGGATGAGCAATTTAAGGACCTTCCAGTGCTGTTGGACTGCACTTTCCATCAATATAGTTGAATATGTGGGATGCTGGGAGATACAATCCAATGTCTGGAGAGTCAACATTTACCCAACCTGTAGTAGAGGTTATTTTCGGATGAGCAATGTAAGGACCTTCCAGTGCTGTTGGACTGCACGTTCCATCAGTATAGTTGAATATGTGGGATGCTGGGAGATGCAATCCAATGTCTGGAGGGTCAACATTTGCCCAACCTGTAGTAGAGGTTATTTTCGGATGAGCAATGTAAGGACCTTCCAGTGCTGTTGGACTGCACGTTCCATCAGTATAGTTGAAGATGTGGGATGCTGGGAGATGCAATCCAATGTCTGGAGGATCAACATTTGCCAAACCTGTAGTAGAGGTTACTTTGGGATGGGCAATGTAGGGACCTTCCAATGCTGCTGGACTGCATGTTCCATCAATATAGTTGAAGATGTGGGATGCTGGGAGATGCAATCCAATGTCTGGAGGGTCAACATTTGCCCAACCTATAGTAGAGGTTATTTTCGGATGGGCAATTTATGGATCTTCCAATGCTGTTGGACTGCACTTTCCATCAATATAGTTAAAGATGTGAGATGCTGGGAGATGCAATCCATTGTCTGGAGGGTCAACATTTGCCCAGCCTGTAGTAGAGGTTATTTTTGGATGAGCAATTTAAGGACCTTCCAGTGCTGCTGGACTGCACGTTCCATCAGTATAGTTGAAGATGCAGGATGCTGGGAAATGCAATCCAATGTCTGGAAGGTCAACATTTGCCCAATTTGTAGCAGAGGTTACTTTGGGATGGGCAATGTAAGGACCTTCTAATGCACTTTCCATTAATATAGTTGAAAATGTGGGATGCTGGGAGATGCAATCCAGGAGAATGAGAGTGCATCATGTTGCCAATCTCATGTTGAAGGCACTATAGGCAATAACTAGTAATCTGACTTGTGAAAATACTCACTACGAGTCATtaacttctgcttcttcttcttctccactCCTGCTTCTCTCCATTCTCCGTCACTTCCATTCCTGCTTCTCGTTTCAGGTCCGGAGAATTTCAGCTCCAAGAGCCTTGCGCTTCAAGCCCAGAAGAAGATCTTGAGTAAAATGGCCACCCGGACCGTGGCCAACATGCTGATCGACGACACCAGCAGCGAAATCTTCGACGAGTTGTACAAAGTGACGATCGAGCACACGAAGAACAAGAAGGAGGCGCACAAGATCATGAAGGACTTGATCAAAGTCGCCGTCAAGATCGGGATCCTCTACCGAAACAACCAGTTCAACCCCGACGAGCTGGAGATCGTGGAAAAGTTCCGCAAGAAGCTGAACCAAGCCGCCATGACCATTGTCAGCTTCTACGAAGTGGAGTACACCTTCGACAAAAACGTCCTTTCCGAAATCCTGAAGGAATGCAAAGACCTTGTGCACGAACTTGTAGAGCGGCACCTGACGGCCAGGTCTCACGCGCGGATCAACCACGTCTTCGACCATTTTTCAAACGTGGAGTTCCTCACCGCGCTCTACAGCCTCGACGCCGAGTGTCGGCCACACCTCAAAAAAATCTGTGACGGAATCAACAAACTCCTCGACGAGAAAGTCCTTTGAAACTGgcctttggcaacaaaagacTTGAATAAGAGCCGACAACAGAAAGTCAACACAAACCCACGAGAGTGGGCTCCTTTATAGAACCCCAAAACAGACACTCTTGATTCCAATTCACTTGCCGTTCAGTCTATTTGTGGAATGCAGAAATGATCCACAATCGAGTCAAcaaagaaacaagatatttaaggACA is a window of Anolis carolinensis isolate JA03-04 unplaced genomic scaffold, rAnoCar3.1.pri scaffold_11, whole genome shotgun sequence DNA encoding:
- the tnfaip8l3 gene encoding tumor necrosis factor alpha-induced protein 8-like protein 3, with protein sequence MDSDSGELSDGDLVPPAGPENFSSKSLALQAQKKILSKMATRTVANMLIDDTSSEIFDELYKVTIEHTKNKKEAHKIMKDLIKVAVKIGILYRNNQFNPDELEIVEKFRKKLNQAAMTIVSFYEVEYTFDKNVLSEILKECKDLVHELVERHLTARSHARINHVFDHFSNVEFLTALYSLDAECRPHLKKICDGINKLLDEKVL